The following are from one region of the Candidatus Wallbacteria bacterium genome:
- the secY gene encoding preprotein translocase subunit SecY has protein sequence MIGNVSNIGKIPELKKRILFTLGMIAVYRLGAHIPSLGVDTAKLLELFSRKGAMSGVLGFMDLFSGGALKNFSVFALGITPYINSSIIMQLLIYVVPFLEKIAKEGDEGRKKISQYTRWGTVIIGAVQAFGYSFMMKNYGILTPDMAGNFFFFSVITVITLTAGTSFIMWLGEQITERGLGNGVSLLITISIVSRLPDGAVQTFRKFYGESTFIPTMLLILLFIFTIVAFVVLMYEGSRKIPVQYAKRVVGRRIYGGQSTHIPLRVNQAGVIPIIFAASVMVFPGMVVSFIQQMALSYPGMTRWLSMIAMELSPRGITYNVVYFAMIIGFSYFYTAIVFNPKDMSDNMKKYGGFIPGIRAGRPTAEYIDRTMARITFAGSIFLASIDFVPRMLMVMADVPFYLGGTSLLILVGVLLDTVKQAEAHLLVRHYEGFLKKRGGK, from the coding sequence ATGATCGGAAATGTCTCTAACATCGGCAAAATCCCGGAGCTGAAAAAGAGAATTCTCTTCACACTGGGGATGATAGCCGTTTACAGGTTAGGCGCTCATATTCCAAGCCTGGGAGTTGATACTGCCAAGCTGCTGGAACTTTTTTCCAGGAAAGGTGCCATGAGCGGCGTACTTGGCTTCATGGATCTGTTTTCAGGCGGAGCTCTGAAGAATTTCAGCGTATTTGCCCTTGGAATCACGCCGTACATCAACTCTTCAATCATCATGCAGCTCCTGATCTATGTGGTACCCTTCCTTGAAAAAATTGCCAAGGAAGGAGACGAGGGCAGAAAGAAGATCTCACAATATACCCGCTGGGGTACAGTGATCATCGGCGCTGTCCAAGCCTTCGGCTACAGTTTCATGATGAAGAATTACGGAATATTGACACCTGATATGGCGGGTAATTTCTTCTTCTTCTCTGTAATTACCGTGATCACACTTACCGCCGGTACCAGTTTCATCATGTGGCTGGGCGAGCAGATCACTGAGCGTGGTCTTGGGAATGGAGTGTCTCTTTTGATTACTATCAGCATCGTTTCCAGACTTCCGGATGGCGCAGTGCAGACTTTCCGCAAGTTTTACGGAGAATCCACTTTCATTCCCACGATGCTCCTGATACTGCTTTTCATTTTCACAATCGTTGCATTCGTGGTGCTGATGTATGAGGGTTCCAGGAAAATTCCGGTCCAGTATGCGAAAAGAGTTGTCGGGCGAAGGATCTATGGTGGACAGAGCACGCATATTCCGCTTAGAGTCAATCAAGCCGGTGTAATTCCGATCATTTTCGCGGCATCTGTGATGGTTTTTCCGGGAATGGTGGTTTCGTTCATCCAGCAGATGGCATTGAGTTATCCGGGTATGACCCGCTGGCTTTCAATGATCGCGATGGAACTCTCACCAAGAGGAATCACATATAATGTAGTTTATTTCGCCATGATTATCGGATTTTCATATTTTTATACTGCCATCGTATTCAATCCGAAAGACATGTCGGACAACATGAAGAAATACGGCGGGTTCATTCCAGGCATCAGAGCAGGAAGACCCACTGCAGAATACATCGATCGGACCATGGCCAGAATTACGTTTGCCGGTTCCATTTTTCTGGCTTCGATTGATTTCGTCCCCAGGATGTTGATGGTGATGGCTGATGTTCCCTTTTATCTTGGCGGAACTTCGCTCCTGATCCTGGTGGGCGTCCTGCTGGACACAGTAAAGCAGGCCGAAGCGCACCTTTTAGTAAGGCATTATGAAGGTTTCCTGAAAAAACGCGGCGGTAAATAG
- the rpmJ gene encoding 50S ribosomal protein L36, whose translation MKVRASVKKICDKCKIIKRAGVVRVICENPKHKQRQG comes from the coding sequence ATGAAAGTGAGAGCTTCAGTGAAGAAGATCTGCGACAAATGCAAGATTATCAAGAGAGCCGGGGTCGTTAGAGTTATCTGCGAAAATCCTAAGCATAAGCAGAGGCAGGGGTAA
- a CDS encoding adenylate kinase, translated as MNLILFGPPGAGKGTQAQYLIDRLKVPQISTGDILRENVKKGTETGRRAKQVMDRGELVPDEILNQMIENRIAEADCAGGYILDGYPRNLNQAGFLASLLKKRKKALDAVISLKVDDEELVSRLSGRRLCRTCGKSYHVKFQPPSSAGKCDSCGGELYTRDDDREETVKNRLKVYHSQTSAVLEFYRKSGVLHEIDGSQEIDSVREKIFQVLGTGKAEK; from the coding sequence ATGAATCTGATTCTGTTCGGGCCCCCTGGGGCCGGAAAAGGCACGCAGGCACAGTATCTCATCGACCGTTTGAAGGTTCCCCAGATTTCCACAGGAGACATTCTGCGTGAGAATGTCAAGAAGGGAACTGAAACCGGCAGGCGCGCCAAGCAGGTCATGGACAGGGGCGAACTCGTTCCTGACGAGATCCTGAATCAGATGATCGAGAATCGGATCGCCGAAGCGGATTGCGCAGGAGGATATATCCTGGACGGATATCCACGTAATCTGAATCAGGCAGGGTTCCTGGCCTCTTTATTGAAGAAAAGGAAAAAAGCACTGGATGCAGTGATTTCGCTCAAGGTGGACGATGAAGAACTGGTCAGCAGACTATCCGGCAGACGGCTCTGCCGAACCTGCGGCAAAAGCTACCATGTAAAGTTCCAACCCCCGAGTTCGGCTGGAAAATGTGACAGCTGCGGAGGTGAACTTTATACCAGGGACGACGACCGGGAAGAGACTGTCAAAAACAGGCTCAAAGTTTACCACAGCCAGACCAGTGCCGTGCTGGAATTTTACAGGAAATCCGGGGTGCTCCACGAGATCGACGGGAGCCAGGAGATTGACAGCGTGAGAGAAAAGATTTTCCAGGTGCTTGGCACCGGGAAAGCGGAAAAATAG
- the rpsM gene encoding 30S ribosomal protein S13, with protein MARIAGVDLPKNKRVEVALTYIYGIGRPTSQKILKATAIDINKRVHTLTDEEVTKIKEYIDNNVKVEGDLRRDIQMSIKRLVDIGCYRGIRHRRGLPVRGQRTRTNARTRRGIRRTVGAKRGEIAK; from the coding sequence ATGGCACGTATTGCAGGAGTTGATTTACCCAAAAACAAAAGAGTAGAAGTTGCCTTGACTTATATTTATGGAATCGGCAGACCCACTTCGCAGAAAATCCTGAAAGCCACTGCCATAGATATCAATAAGAGGGTTCACACTCTTACTGACGAAGAAGTAACCAAAATCAAGGAATATATCGACAACAATGTCAAGGTCGAAGGTGATCTGAGAAGAGACATCCAGATGTCCATCAAAAGACTGGTCGACATCGGCTGTTACAGAGGAATCCGTCACAGAAGAGGATTACCTGTCCGCGGCCAGAGAACAAGAACCAACGCCAGAACGAGACGCGGCATCAGACGTACAGTCGGCGCCAAGCGTGGCGAAATAGCGAAGTAA
- the rpsK gene encoding 30S ribosomal protein S11, with product MAKKAAKSEKKRDRKLITNGVAHIETTFNNTIVSITDQKGNLIAWSSGGNAGFKGARKGTAYAAQLAAESAAKKALDLGLREVEVRLTGPGAGRETAIRALQTTGLDIRLIRDVTPIPHNGCRPPKRRRV from the coding sequence ATGGCTAAAAAAGCTGCCAAGAGCGAAAAAAAGAGGGACAGGAAGCTGATCACCAATGGTGTGGCTCATATCGAGACGACTTTTAATAATACTATAGTCTCAATTACAGATCAGAAGGGAAATCTGATTGCCTGGTCTTCCGGAGGCAATGCCGGATTCAAAGGTGCCCGCAAGGGAACTGCCTATGCAGCTCAACTTGCAGCGGAATCTGCCGCCAAAAAAGCCCTGGACCTGGGTCTGCGGGAAGTCGAAGTGCGGCTCACGGGTCCTGGAGCCGGCAGAGAAACCGCCATCAGAGCGCTTCAGACTACCGGACTGGATATCAGATTGATCAGGGACGTGACGCCAATCCCGCACAATGGCTGCCGCCCGCCGAAAAGAAGAAGGGTTTAA
- the rpsD gene encoding 30S ribosomal protein S4 yields the protein MARNLLPSCRQCRRTGEKLFMKGVRCYSEKCAFERRKFAPGMQSGKRRSKLSDYGMQLNEKQKCKKMYGMMEAQFHRYYYIANKMAGVTGHNLLRLLEKRLDNALFRSGFAISRTQSRQFVRHGHVLINGKRVNIPSYQIKTGDVLEIKTTFRQNENFKVLLEAGKSREIPGWLQVDFENYKSKVLREPERADIQGTINENTIVEFYSK from the coding sequence ATGGCCAGAAACCTGCTACCATCCTGCAGGCAGTGCAGGAGAACCGGAGAGAAGCTCTTTATGAAGGGCGTCAGATGCTATAGCGAAAAGTGCGCCTTTGAGAGAAGGAAGTTTGCTCCCGGGATGCAGTCCGGCAAGAGGAGAAGCAAGCTCTCGGATTACGGAATGCAGCTCAATGAAAAACAGAAGTGCAAGAAAATGTATGGTATGATGGAGGCACAGTTCCATCGCTATTACTATATCGCCAACAAGATGGCTGGTGTTACAGGCCACAATTTACTGAGACTCCTGGAAAAAAGGCTGGACAATGCATTGTTCCGCAGCGGATTTGCAATTTCCAGGACTCAGTCCAGGCAGTTTGTTCGGCATGGACATGTGCTGATCAACGGGAAAAGGGTAAACATCCCTTCCTACCAGATTAAAACCGGTGATGTGTTGGAGATCAAGACCACATTCAGGCAGAATGAAAACTTTAAGGTCCTGCTCGAGGCCGGCAAATCCAGAGAAATTCCCGGCTGGCTGCAGGTGGACTTCGAAAATTACAAATCCAAGGTTCTCAGGGAACCAGAAAGAGCCGACATCCAGGGTACGATCAACGAGAACACGATCGTGGAATTCTATTCCAAGTAA
- the infA gene encoding translation initiation factor IF-1 — MAKEEPIEVTGKVVEILPNANFKVELENGHRVLAHISGKMRMHFIRILPGDKVTVELSPYDLTKGRIVYRFK, encoded by the coding sequence ATGGCCAAAGAAGAGCCAATTGAAGTAACGGGAAAAGTAGTGGAAATACTTCCGAATGCTAATTTCAAGGTGGAGCTGGAAAATGGACACCGGGTGCTGGCGCACATTTCAGGGAAAATGCGCATGCATTTTATCCGGATACTTCCCGGAGATAAAGTGACAGTAGAACTTTCGCCCTATGACCTCACCAAAGGGAGAATTGTCTACCGGTTCAAATAA